From the genome of Solanum lycopersicum chromosome 7, SLM_r2.1:
aaaacaattaattgtAGACTTGTAATTTTTTGGCGAAAAGGGTTCGGATGAACCCCTTGCATCAACTTGGCTCCATCCTTGTTGATTGTGAGTGTCATCATTTCTCAGGATTATATTAAAATCctcccattttttttttttttgagaaattagaaagcaaaatctaaattttaaggCCTTAAAGTTCAATTTGCTTTCATTATATAAATCTCTCTCAAGCTCTCTAGATCATGCATATATGAGTAGAAATTACTAATGAAATTGGTAAATTgataagaaatattaatttatccaCCCTACACACACTGTTGTTACCTTCCACCAACACATGTGTGCTTTGGACCATCTCTTATTCACGAAGACTATCTTCCATAGTTGATACACCAAAAAAGCAGAAtcatgaacaattttttttcactaCATTGCTTCAAAGACTTGAAGAAAAGATTATTACAATTGCAAGCTTGTAATAAACAGTAAAACAGTATCTTTTATCGCGCAGTTAGTATTGTGATAGGGGTCTCAGTCACTATACTCTCTGCATATTGGCTAGAAGAAAATGCACCACTACTAGACGCATATCCTTCTATGTAAAAACCTGGCTGTTTAGCCAACGGCAATAAACCTTCATTGTTTAACATCAGAACCGCAGAAGACATACTTGGACGATCTTCAGGACATTGTTGGACACATAATAGACCAACACCGATTGATCGTACCACTTCATATGTTGAACAAGAATCACTTAGACATTCATCAATTAGTTCTGTTGACCTGCCTTCTTTATAGAGATTCCATGCCTGTAGATTTTACAAGTTCATATATAGATATCTGTTACTAGTTGATAAAAGGAAggataaataaaacaaaatcttACATGGCCAAGTAGATTGAGGTTATAGTCTGGATGACAGGATTTTCTGTTGCTTTTTCCACTTACAATTTCCAACACTAAAATACCAAAGCTAAATACATCTGATTTTACTGAGTACTTCCCGTACAATGCATATTCCGGTGAGAGATACCCACTGCATAAAAATGTAGCGTAAACAATAGAATTACTAATGCTGGCAAACAGATCCACAAAACAGTTACTATCCAACAGATGGTACTTACTGTGTCCCAACAACTCGGTTTGTCATGGCTCCAACGTCATCCTCTTCACATATTTTTGCCAAGCCGAAGTCTGATATCTTTGGATTCATGTCCTTGTCTAGCAGAATGTTGTTAGCTTTCAGGTCCCGATGTATTATTCTCAATTGTGAATCTTGATGCAGATACACAAGTCCCCGAGCTATACCATTGATAATGTGAAATCTTTTAGGCCAGTCCAATATCTTCGTTTGTGAATCATCTACCAAATGTGTTTGGTCATCAACACCCTAACATCAGTTCACTGAACTGAGTTATATAAAATGCACTTAGTAGACTGGAGTGTAATACCAAATATAAATGAATCGAGACTCCCGTTTGGCAAGTACTCATAAATCAACATTTTTTCTTCTCCGTCAATACAACAGCCAAGAATCTTCACCAGATTTCTGTGCTGAAGTTTGGCAATATATACAACTTCATTCATAAACTCATTTTCTCCTTGTGTGGATGTTCTCGACAGACTCTTGACAGCTATTTCCTGTCCTTCAAGTATGCCCTAAACATCACAACATCCACATGTTAATAGTTTTACTAACTAAATTGATATAAGAAAGAATCAGTGGTACTAGATATACCTTGTAAACAGGTCCAAAGCCCCCCTCTCCTATCTTTTTGTCGATTGAAAAGTTATTGGTAGCCTTCATTATGACGGATAAGTCAAATACCGGTATCTCCAATTCTTCAGCACAACTACCACTGTAATCCATCTTGGAGCTGCCATTTAATCCCGAACTACCTGTCAAAAGCAAATGAAGTGAATTTTGTTAAGGTGTGTATGCCAGACAAATCTGATAGTTCTTCCAActtttaggcataatacataaatatgccctttaacttggtCTCACATACATTCCTTTCAACATAGGCTGTCAAGTAGGATTGTGTGTTTCTAGCTACTTTTTCAACTAGATACAAGTTTAAGTGGCTACGCAAACATGCCTGAAGTTAGAGGGCATAGATAAAGCCAAGTTGAAAGGACACGTTTAAGTATTATGCCTcttatttgaatttgtattcCTCTATTTTGCTAAGATGTCAGGAAAAAAAGGGATTTATCAAGCTGACCTTTCTTTTTGAGTACTAaagttctcttctttcttctatGGTAGATCAGCATGCTAAGAATTACCAGAACCATACCAATTGCAAATGGCAGAATCCAGTGAAGTACTTTTCGCTTCTTTCCATTCGAATTCTCCAGACTATCTGCAAGTATCTCTTTCTCTATAATAGCTGCTTCTGTTTCTATTAGAACATGTTAGATAGCAAAAAGACATACCTGCTTCAGAAGCAGCCATTCTAATGTAGATATCTTGCCCTCCGTTGGGTTCCTGTCGAATGTCAAGCAGATCCTCTAACCATATTATGCATCCACTTCCTCCATTGCGTATATCAGCAATTGAGTAGGCCATACAAGAGCAATTTTTTGAGCAGAAATCCTTGCATTCTTCTAGTGTCATAGTCACATTGGACCAGGAATTCCGTGTGTCTGGCAATTTGATATGTGAATACTTCAAAAATACGTCTCCTTTAAGGCAATTTAGTTCAGTTCTACGAACACATCCACCTGACCAATCTGTTTTCTTCCAAGCTTCACTATTGTTGGGCACAAATTTGTCTAAGCATCCACATACTGGAAAATCTTGACTGTTGCAGCTACCATATGCACCACACAACTTATACGTATCACAGTTATCTGCAGGTATTAAGAGGAAAGGAACCCAATCCTGTTTTCCGTCACCCCAAGTCCAAAGTTGTAACACACCGTTCTGACTTAGTATCAACCTCACGATAACTGAAGACGTGCGCTTATATCCAAAGTACAATTCTGTCTTACTTGTAAATACTCCAATTGTATAGTAAGGACATTCTCTTGAGTTCTGTGATCCACTAAAAGAACGACCATTCCACGGTCCAGAGCGATACACAGCATCTGATCCCTTCTTCATTATGTTCTGTGGATAACCAGAGGGATCACAATGATATGTATAATCACCAGGAGCTGGATCCTCATCATTCTTCCATGACGACAAGTACACCTCTCGTCCTGTTACAAAGTTCCAACCGAGCTTCATGCCTGGTAATAGTGTATTAGTTGGGTGATCAAAACTCTGCCAAAGAAAATTACCATCATCAACACCATGATCAGATTGTTTCACAACAAGATTCCCCGAATCCAGCAACTGTGCTACCGGATTCTGCACTGATCTCGATGTATTAGTTGACCATACAACATTGCTACTGTCATTGAGAAGGACAAGAATTCCTGGCTCAATGACCTTCAACACACCAGTTGTACTAGTCAGAGGAGCTTCTCTATTCGCGACCCACACCACGGTCCTAACAGATATGTTCTTGTACCACATTCCTACATATCGGTTATTGGATTTACCTGGACTGAAGAATCCCATTTCAAAGATTCCACCACGTGAAGTAATAACATTGGCTTCGCCATCTTTGAGAAAATCTATCGTAGTCATTATATCTGTAGCGCAAAAACATAGGTAGatggaagaaaaaaagaatacgAGCATGAATGTGCCATAAACAACTTCTGGCATGTTCATGCTTCGACTTGCGATCAAATCACAACCAGAGTCgtattattatatatcattactaagaaaaataataaatctaacTCGATATCAAAATGATTGTCATGTCCACTAATGTTTGTGTGCATTATTTGCGTAATTGGTAAGTAGTTTGGTTAATTATGGCTAGTGggacaataatattgaaaaaaaataaatatttttcttaaaaagctAAGGCATGATCtatacttttaattttctattggATGTTGTCTTTATCAGTTAATCACAATGGATCAATTATATTggctgaaaaaaaaaagtattactccctccgtttcacaaAAAATGACCTGATTTAACTTGACACAGAGTTTAAAGagtataaagaagacttttataTCTTGTGGTCCTAGattaaatttaagttaaatatacaaaattgtcttttaatcttgtgaccttaaacatgccacgtggaaaactgatttaaaatgttataaaaaaacaaaagagatcattcttttttaacgAAGGGAGTATAATTTGCTCCATAATATTTTGTACACCTTTAACACTTTGGCTTTTCCACCACTTTTGAGTCTCCATTTCTATATTCACGCAcgttttatatctttttttaaaaaaaaataaaaaatgatttctgAGCGTTTCAAATTCATTTTCATTCCCGCCACTTATGAAAAGTGGCTACATATGCATCAGGTTTTACTTTTTACCattgtctttgttttttttataatgcattaaaacaaaaatagtatGTTATTGCATTCTGAAATACGTGCTAGTTTGAGTTGATAAAGGTTTATTGTTagatatttatacattttgatatgtatattatataatttgagCAAAAAAATGATTGAGTTCGCGTGAACCTGCGCCTGAATCAATCCCGCTAGTTTGCTCACAGTCACACTAGCTAGCCAAAGAAAATCTAGCAAGTTCCCCATTTGTCTATGTTTGGTATGTCTGATATATAAGGGATcacaatttcaaataaaatataattaagattaatttatttcatcTCTCAGGCTAGTATAACACATCTTCTACCTAAAGGTACAAAAAACACATTAGTTTAATTTCCAATATGTTTGGTTAAATGTCTCTTGAGTATATGAAATCGCCTTTTTTAGAGATTGTTTACTCcaatataactatttttaatttaatcagtTAATGGTATGGCTATTTGGGTTAGTTCTCAGAATTTTTTAGACTCTATATTGGATTTTATACCATCTCCATTCACGAAGAACAGACTAGTCAAAAGGTAGTTTATCTATTCAAATAGCAATAATAGTGcattcctttctttttcatcaTAGTAACCTCAAGACTCAAGTACTCATGGGTAGGGTCTTTAGTCAAATgtatattttcaatattaataactcacaaggatcaaaaagaaaaaatataataatttatacattgattttatgaaatgataagTATTATGGACTaactattaataaaaaagagaCATATAATTGAGCCTGAGGGAGTATTTTATTCAAACTATTTTTAGATATGTGTGTTGCACATGAATGTAACAAATAGTATGTACGATATAAGTCATATCAAGATTGCTAATGAGAAACACTAAATTTAATTTGGAGTAAACAccaaaattgatgaagaattagCCAATgcaaaa
Proteins encoded in this window:
- the LOC112941852 gene encoding G-type lectin S-receptor-like serine/threonine-protein kinase At4g27290 codes for the protein MNMPEVVYGTFMLVFFFSSIYLCFCATDIMTTIDFLKDGEANVITSRGGIFEMGFFSPGKSNNRYVGMWYKNISVRTVVWVANREAPLTSTTGVLKVIEPGILVLLNDSSNVVWSTNTSRSVQNPVAQLLDSGNLVVKQSDHGVDDGNFLWQSFDHPTNTLLPGMKLGWNFVTGREVYLSSWKNDEDPAPGDYTYHCDPSGYPQNIMKKGSDAVYRSGPWNGRSFSGSQNSRECPYYTIGVFTSKTELYFGYKRTSSVIVRLILSQNGVLQLWTWGDGKQDWVPFLLIPADNCDTYKLCGAYGSCNSQDFPVCGCLDKFVPNNSEAWKKTDWSGGCVRRTELNCLKGDVFLKYSHIKLPDTRNSWSNVTMTLEECKDFCSKNCSCMAYSIADIRNGGSGCIIWLEDLLDIRQEPNGGQDIYIRMAASEAGMSFCYLTCSNRNRSSYYRERDTCGVDDQTHLVDDSQTKILDWPKRFHIINGIARGLVYLHQDSQLRIIHRDLKANNILLDKDMNPKISDFGLAKICEEDDVGAMTNRVVGTHGYLSPEYALYGKYSVKSDVFSFGILVLEIVSGKSNRKSCHPDYNLNLLGHAWNLYKEGRSTELIDECLSDSCSTYEVVRSIGVGLLCVQQCPEDRPSMSSAVLMLNNEGLLPLAKQPGFYIEGYASSSGAFSSSQYAESIVTETPITILTAR
- the LOC101262029 gene encoding putative serine/threonine-protein kinase receptor, whose product is MVLVILSMLIYHRRKKRTLVLKKKGSSGLNGSSKMDYSGSCAEELEIPVFDLSVIMKATNNFSIDKKIGEGGFGPVYKGILEGQEIAVKSLSRTSTQGENEFMNEVVYIAKLQHRNLVKILGCCIDGEEKMLIYEYLPNGSLDSFIFGITLQSTKCILYNSVQ